The following nucleotide sequence is from Alkalihalobacillus sp. LMS39.
TGAGTATCGTGGAACACCAAAAATTTCTCCATTTTCATTTGTTGACGGATAAAAGGCTTCGGGGAACCTTTCAAACAACTCTTTTACCCTCGGAGTAGCATGTTCCTCAATGACATCATCAATTGAACGTACTAGTCCTGATTCTATTAAGTCCGCCTTAATGCTATTGTTTGAGACGAGAAAAACATCTGGTAGTTTTTCTCGTGACGACATCATTAAGCGTAATTGAGTATTGAATTGCTCATCATTTGGTTGAGTCCACTCTGTAAGAAATTTAATTCCTAATTCTTCTTCTGCCCATCTTGTTACGACATTATCATGAACATTCTCTCCATCTTTAAAGACTGTTCCATCATCAAGTACACGTGCAGTTGTAATTGTAACCGGACCTTCGTCCTCTGAAAGTTGCTCTGAGTCAGCTTCTTCATTTGAACAAGCTGCCAGAATAGCAACACTTAATACTAGAGATAATAAAAGCAAAGATAATGATTTTTTCATCTGTTCTCCCCCTAAATTCAAGTATAATTTCACAGTTTTTATAAAAGCTTGTTAGGCGTTTTGCATCCCCCCTATCAAAAGTCAAATTTTTTTACTATGCTTTTTCCAAACGTTTGAAGCCTTCATCTCCTTTAGAAAACGGTTACATTTTTTAAGTCAATTACTCTGTCCTTCTATCTATATATAAATTATACGAATGGACGAAACTAAAAAAAACTAAGTAAAATATAGTTCATACTTAGAGAAGTATAGATGTTTTACATTCATGAAAACAATCTTTACCGATTCAATCTAGCGAAATAGCAAAAAGTTAAAAAAAGGCCACTGTAAAAGGCGAATTGCCTTCTCAATGACCTTACAATTTCACAAATTTTTATTCATAGCTTATCTCTGACCCTTTTCGTTTCACTTCCAGATGCTTAAACCCATAAAACGTAACTCCCATTAAAATGAACCCTACTGTACTTGCACCAAACAACGGGATTAATCCAGGGATAAACATAAATAAATAATAGGCAGACAATAACATAATCACCATAACCATAACGACCAATGGACTTAATAAACTTATAAGAAATGCTTGCCTGATGTGCTGATAGAACGGTAAATTATAGTGGACATAAACAGGAATTATAAAAAATAACATGAGAATATAAGCACATGTTGTCATCACCAAAAAAAGAAAGAAGATACTATGCATGACTCCAGTAAACTGCACTAACAGTTGAAAATTTATAAATAAAATATAAGCACTAACAAATAAAAACACCGCTAGAGCATTCGCTTTAACAAACTCTTTTTTGTAAGTGGTCATAAAAAGCTTACCTATTGTAATCTCTTTATCCCCTTTTAACCATTTACGAATGACGGTGAGCATCGCAACCGACGCTGGCATAATCCCCAAAAAAACGAGTCCAACCACAGTAAAACAAATCCACAACAAATTAAGATAAGCGAATCGTGTCACCCATTCACTTATTTGATAAAAGCTTCCCATTACCCCTTGTCTTTCCATTTTTTATCCTCCATTTTTATTCACCGTCTTAAAAAAGAGCAAATTTAGAACGCTTCTTGAACCATTCCAATTTGCTCTTTATTATCTCAATACATCTTTCTTTGTTTTTCATCTTCGATTCC
It contains:
- a CDS encoding YesL family protein, yielding MERQGVMGSFYQISEWVTRFAYLNLLWICFTVVGLVFLGIMPASVAMLTVIRKWLKGDKEITIGKLFMTTYKKEFVKANALAVFLFVSAYILFINFQLLVQFTGVMHSIFFLFLVMTTCAYILMLFFIIPVYVHYNLPFYQHIRQAFLISLLSPLVVMVMVIMLLSAYYLFMFIPGLIPLFGASTVGFILMGVTFYGFKHLEVKRKGSEISYE